The genomic DNA ATTTACAAATGATAATTGATTTTCATACACATTGTTTTCCAGATGATTTAGCCCAAAGAGCAATGAAGAAGTTATCACAAAATTCCTCACTTTCCTATTATCATAATGGCACAGTAAATGGATTAAAAGAGGTAGCTAAAAAAGCTAAGATTGATAAATGTATAGTTTTACCAATAGCCACAAAGCCAGAACAAACTCAAACAATTAATAGATGGGTAAAATCCATTCAAGATGAATGTATAATAAGCTTTGGGACTATACATCCAAAATATCAAAACTGGCAAGATGAAATTAATTGGTTAAAAGAAAATAATTTTAAGGGAATAAAATTTCATCCTGATTATCAGGACTTTTTTGTAGATAGTAAGGAAATGTTCCCAATATATGACGCAATAATTCAATGCGGTATGATTATGATATTCCATTGTGGTGTTGATGTTGCATTTAATCCACCATATCATTGCACACCAGACAGGTTGATTAATTTATTAAATGAGTTTCAAGATGCTAAGATTGTTGCAGCACATATGGGTGGATATAGGTTTTTTTCAGATGTTCAGAAATACCTAATAGGTAAAAATGTTTATCTTGATACCTCATTCTTTTTTGGTGAGGAATATGTAGGAAATATTGAAGATATTTTAAAAAAGCATGGAATTGAAAAGATATTATTTGCAACAGACTCACCATGGAAAGACCAAGCAAGAGAAATTGAATATATTAGAAATTTAAGGTTAACAGATGATGAAAAAGATATGATTTTAGGTAAAAATGCTATGAGATTATTAGAATTAAATAATTGATAGAAGAAATAAAAAAGATTATAATAAAGTTAGAAAGTTATACATTATTACTTGGAGTTGATTGTTGATGTTAGTTGAATTAAAACAAAAAGCTCAAGTTACAATACCAAGCGAAATAGTTAAAAAAATGAAACTTAATCCAGGAGATAAATTTGAAGTTGAAGAAAAGGATGGTAAAATTATTCTTACACCAGTAGTTGTAATTCCAAGAGAACAAATATGGTTCTATTCTAAAGAATG from Caldicellulosiruptoraceae bacterium PP1 includes the following:
- a CDS encoding amidohydrolase family protein, whose product is MIIDFHTHCFPDDLAQRAMKKLSQNSSLSYYHNGTVNGLKEVAKKAKIDKCIVLPIATKPEQTQTINRWVKSIQDECIISFGTIHPKYQNWQDEINWLKENNFKGIKFHPDYQDFFVDSKEMFPIYDAIIQCGMIMIFHCGVDVAFNPPYHCTPDRLINLLNEFQDAKIVAAHMGGYRFFSDVQKYLIGKNVYLDTSFFFGEEYVGNIEDILKKHGIEKILFATDSPWKDQAREIEYIRNLRLTDDEKDMILGKNAMRLLELNN
- a CDS encoding AbrB/MazE/SpoVT family DNA-binding domain-containing protein, which translates into the protein MLVELKQKAQVTIPSEIVKKMKLNPGDKFEVEEKDGKIILTPVVVIPREQIWFYSKEWQQGEVHVEEDIIEGKFKSASTKEDLFKDLGLDE